A window of Paraburkholderia sp. ZP32-5 genomic DNA:
GGAATACGAGCATTTACGCTGGGACAAAGGCCACGCGGCGGAACAGGCGTTCGCAGCGTGGTGTGACGGCCGCACCGGCTACCCGCTCGTCGACGCGGCGATGCTGCAGTTGAACCGCACCGGCTATATGCATAACCGTCTGCGGATGGTGACCGCGAGTTTTCTCGCGAAAGATCTCGGCATCGATTGGCGCCGCGGCGAGCGCTATTTCGCCGATCTGCTGAACGACTTCGACTTCTCGGCGAACAACGGTGGCTGGCAGTGGGCGGCATCGACCGGATGCGACGCCCAGCCTTATTTCAGGATTTTCAATCCGGTCACGCAATCCGAAAAATTCGACCCGGACGGCCGCTTCATCAAACGATATCTTCCCCAGCTCGCGAAGCTGCCGGCAAAATGGATTCACGCGCCGTGGCTTGCGGGCGCGGAGCGGCTCGCGGAATTCGACGTGGTGCTAGGCAAAGACTATCCCGAGCCGATCGTCGACCATGCGCAGGCACGCGAGCGCACACTGGCCCGATACGGCAAGTGAGTGCCTGCTTACATCATCGAAAATTGGATAAGAACGTCTGGGGGTAAAGATGCGCCGTCTGCCGTCGCTGCTCGTGTTTCTGATCCTGACGCTCGCGGCCGGCTGGGCCGGCAGCCTGTCCCTGCCCGATGCGTGGTACGCGGGTCTGCAAAAACCGGCGTTCAATCCGCCGAACTGGGTCTTTCCGCCGGTTTGGACCGTGCTTTACGTGCTGATGGCGGTTTCCGCGTGGCGCGTGTGGAAACGCAGCGGTCTGACTGCCGCGATCGTGCTGTGGGTCGTGCAGTTGATCTTCAACGCCGCGTGGATGTGGCTGTTCTTCGGCCTGCACCGGCCGGAGTCGGCGCTGATCGACATCCTGATCCTGCTGGTGCTGATCGTGATGCTGACGTACGTGGTCTGGCGACGCGATCGGCTCGCGGGGCTGCTGCTGGTGCCGTATGTCGTGTGGGTCGCGTATGCCGCGCTGCTGAACTATGCGCTGTGGCAGATGAATCCGGCGGCGTAATCAACGAAGCGGATCGATTGAAACGCGAAGGCCGTTTGGGCAATGGAGATAGGAAGATGCGGGCGCAAAGCCTGATCGGCTGCCGCTAAACACCGGCGCCTCACCACACGCCGATGTTCTGATTGCTACAACTGTGACTGGCGCAACACGCCAGGCGGTGGATTAACCGTAGTGCTGGCTCATCCACGACGGCTGGCGCACGTTCGATTCGCGGTCGAGCTTGCGCATGCGGAATTCGAGATCGTAGAGATCGGTGGCTTCAGCCAAATACGCGTCAGCGCGCTCTTTGGCGAGTTGGTCCGGCGACTTGGTCAAAAACAGGAACAGACGGCTAAGCAGGTACATGGTCGACCTCGCGAATGAAAGCTAGGCGTTTACGCCTAAGGGATAACCCGTATTATAGGGAAAACCCTAGTTTGACGCTAGCCTTTCATTTCGAGGTGTTGTTCCGACGTCAGCGTTCGAGCGTAGAAGCCGCCACGTCCGAGCCTTCCGCGATGCGTCCGGCGTCTGGGCGACGCTGGTGCTTGAAGAACTCCCAGATCATCGCGCTTGCATTCGGACCTTTCGACGAATGGAACGGCAGCGCGTCGTCCCCGCCGCTCCACGCATGCCCGAGCCCCTGCACACGACACCATCGCACCACGCGCCGCCCGCCACGCACGTAATCGCGCGTCACCACGCCGCCCTTGCGGTCTTCGCGCATCTCGCCCGCCTGACGGGCGCCGCGTTCGTCGATGAGGCGGTTCAGGCGCAGGAACTGCGTCGCCAACTGATCTGCGTTGACCGGCGCGACCACGTGGTCGGCGTCGCCATGAATGATCAGCGCCGGCATGCCCGGATAGTGGGCAACGTCCGTCATGCCGTCGACGAGCTCGACCGGCTCGCCGCGCGCCCCGCGCCGCATCACGTCCATGGCGGTAATGCCCGTGCGGGCCTCGCCGAAAGCGGGGCCGGAATGCAAGGCCACCGCCGCAAAATGCTCGGGGTAGGTGACCGCCAGCAGCGCCGTCAGCCCCGCACCCGCGGAAATCCCGGCCGCGTAGACGCGCTCGCGGTCGAACCCGTACTGCGCCACCAATGCGTCGACCAGCGACACCACCGCGCGCGCCTCCGCGCCGCCCGCGCTGTCGCCGGCGTCATACCAGTGCCAGCAGCGATGCGAGTGCGCGTGTTTCGATTGCTCGGGATAGACCACTGCGAAGCCGTAACGGTCGGCGAGCAGGTTCATGCGCGTGCCTTCGGCGAATTCGTCGATAGATTGCGTACAGCCATGCAGCATCACGACCAGCGGCATCGATTCATGAGCGTATCCGGCCGGGATATACAGGCCGTACTGCAAATGGTTGACGAGCCGGCCCGGCGCGGCCGGCGCGGAGTGGAACGAGCGCGTCCACGAGCCGCTTGCCCACGCCGCCGCGCGCGGGCGCACCCGCGACTCGCGTGGCGCTTCGCGTTTCGTGGGCGTGCGCAATGCGGCGGATGGTTTCAACGGACGCACTTTGCTTGACGGTTTATTGCTTGCGGCACGAACCGGCCGCGTCTGGACCCGCTTGACGGTTTTTTGCGCATGTTCGGTTTGAATCGCGAGCAGGCGCTTGAAACCGCGCAGCCAGATTTTCGACAGGCTTTTTGCCATCGACGACCTCGCAAAAAGGGGACGGTGCACACCGGCAAACTCACCGGAGGTCACGACGTTGTGCAATGCACAATAACATCATTCTTCATGTGCTGCTGAAGACCTGCTCCGCTGCCTACAGCCAAATTCCCCGCCACGGCGAACGCTGCCGCCGTCACGCCGTCCAACTTCGACGACGCCCGTTCGGCAACCCACATTTGGCATGCAAATGCGCGGTGCGTCGCAGGACCGTCACGCGACACCCGTCTATACTGGCGGCTAGTCCTCGAACACGTGTTGATCCGAGCTGCGGCGGCGCCTGGCGCCGACCACGCGCAGACCTCCACCCACCCGACTCCACGCGGCCCGCGTCGCGCTTCTGCCATGCCCGATTTACCGATCCACCTGTGGTATTCGATCACCAGCCTCGGAGGCGCCGGCCTGACGCTGCCGCTCGCGCTCGCCATCGCGATCTGGCTGGCGGTCGGCTACTCGTGGCGGCTCGCGGCCTGCTGGCTCGTGTTGCTCGGCGCGGCAATCGGCATCGTGACCGCGACCAAGCTGGCGTTCCTCGGCTGGGGCGTCGGCATCAGGGAGCTCGATTTCACCGGTGTGAGCGGCCACTCGATGCTGTCCACGGCCGTCTATCCGGTCGCGCTGTTTCTGATGCTACTGCCCACGCGGCCCGCTATCCGACTGCTCGGCGTGCTCGCCGGGCTCGCCGCGGGCATCGCGGTGGGGCTGTCGCGCGTCGTATTGAGCGCGCACTCGCCGTCCGAAGCCGTAACCGGCTGCCTCGTCGGCGCGCTCGCCGCGCTCGTGTTCGTGCGCATCGCATGGAATGCTGAGCCGGGCCGGCTGTCGGCGATGCCGGTCGCCGTCAGCATGATGGTGCTGGCGGTCGCGATGCACGACGTGCACGTGCCGACCCAGCGCTGGGTTACGCATATCGCGCTGAAGGTATCCGGCCACGACCGGCCGTTCATTCGCGCCAAGTGGAAGGCCGCGCGCGAACTCCATCCGGCCGCCGCGCCGCTGTCGCAAACGCTGGGTGGGTTCAAACGGTCGCACGCGACCAGCATCTGAGCGTTTTTTCGAAGCTTTTCCGAAGCTTTTCCGAAGCTTTTCCGAAGCTTTTCCGAAGCTTTTCCGAAGCTTTTCCGAAGCTTTTCCGAAGCTTTTCCGAAGATTTTCCGAAGCTTTTCCGAAGCTTTTCCGAAGCTTTTCCGAAGCCTGCGAGCCTGAACCAGCCGTTCAGGCTCCTTCTACGCTAATTCCCAACCGCCTACTTTTCGTGCAGCGCACCAAGCGCTGCCCCGCATGTCCGTTATACGCCCGCTGTAACTGCGCATATATTACGATGGCGTTTCTACGCCACCGTTCCACGTCTGCCTCCCAGGTTCTTCATGACACTCGCCCGACAACTGAAAAAATATGCGCTTTGTGTTGCAAGCGTGGTCTCCGTCGCCATCAGCGCCAATGCCCAAGCCGGTGAGCTGGTGGTCTCCGCCGCGGCCAGCCTGACCAACGCGTTCAAGGCGGTCGGCGATGCGTTCGAGCAGCAGCATCCCGGCACCAAGGTCGTGATGAACTTCGGCGCATCCGACGTGTTGATGCAGCAGATCGTCAAAGGCGCACCCGCCGACGTGTTCGCATCGGCCGATCAGAAGGCGATGGACAAAGCCGCCGCGGAAAAAGTGATCGTGCCGTCGACGCGCCGCGATTTCGCCGCCAATTCGCTGGTGCTGATCGTACCGTCCGACAGCCATTTCGCGCCCGCCAGCCTCAACGATCTGACGACCGCGAGCGTGAAGCGCGTGGCGTTCGGCGATCCGGCTTCCGTGCCGGTCGGCCGCTATACGCAGGGCGCGCTGCAGGCCGCGGGCGTGTGGGATGCGGTCAGCGCGAAGGCCGTGCTCGCGTCGAACGTGCGTCAGAGCCTCGACTATGTCGCGCGCGGCGAAGTCGACGCCGGCTTCGTGTTCGGCACCGACGCCGCGATCATGCCGGACAAGGTCAAGGTCGCGATGACGCTGCCGACGCAAACGCCCGTGACGTACCCGATCGCTCGGGTCGAAGGCAGCCGTCAGCCGGCCGACGCGCAAGCCTTCATCGACTACGTGGTATCGCCGGCCGGCCAGGCGGTGCTCGCGAAGTACGGCTTCAAGCCCGCTCATTGATTCACCGACAACGCACACGCTCATGCAACAGGTCTGGGTTCCGCTCCTGCTATCGCTGAAAGTGGCGGGCTGGGCCACCGTGCTCAACCTCGTGTTCGGCGTCGCGGCGGCGCTCGGTCTGTCGCGTTGGCGCTCCGGCGCGCGCGACGTGATCGACTCGCTGCTGATGCTGCCGCTCGTGCTGCCGCCAACCGTGCTCGGCTACTACCTGCTGGTGCTGCTCGGCCGCCGCGGCGTGATCGGCGCCTGGCTCGACCGCTTCGACATCCAGCTCGTGTTCACGTGGCAGGGCGCGGTGATCGCGTCGACGGTGGTCGCGTTTCCGCTGGTGCTGAAGTCGGCGCGCGCCGCGTTCGAAGGCGTCGATCCGCAACTCGAGCGCGCCGCGCGCACGCTCGGCATCAGCGAAACGGCGGTG
This region includes:
- a CDS encoding TspO/MBR family protein, encoding MRRLPSLLVFLILTLAAGWAGSLSLPDAWYAGLQKPAFNPPNWVFPPVWTVLYVLMAVSAWRVWKRSGLTAAIVLWVVQLIFNAAWMWLFFGLHRPESALIDILILLVLIVMLTYVVWRRDRLAGLLLVPYVVWVAYAALLNYALWQMNPAA
- a CDS encoding DUF3563 family protein encodes the protein MYLLSRLFLFLTKSPDQLAKERADAYLAEATDLYDLEFRMRKLDRESNVRQPSWMSQHYG
- a CDS encoding extracellular catalytic domain type 1 short-chain-length polyhydroxyalkanoate depolymerase yields the protein MAKSLSKIWLRGFKRLLAIQTEHAQKTVKRVQTRPVRAASNKPSSKVRPLKPSAALRTPTKREAPRESRVRPRAAAWASGSWTRSFHSAPAAPGRLVNHLQYGLYIPAGYAHESMPLVVMLHGCTQSIDEFAEGTRMNLLADRYGFAVVYPEQSKHAHSHRCWHWYDAGDSAGGAEARAVVSLVDALVAQYGFDRERVYAAGISAGAGLTALLAVTYPEHFAAVALHSGPAFGEARTGITAMDVMRRGARGEPVELVDGMTDVAHYPGMPALIIHGDADHVVAPVNADQLATQFLRLNRLIDERGARQAGEMREDRKGGVVTRDYVRGGRRVVRWCRVQGLGHAWSGGDDALPFHSSKGPNASAMIWEFFKHQRRPDAGRIAEGSDVAASTLER
- a CDS encoding phosphatase PAP2 family protein, which codes for MPDLPIHLWYSITSLGGAGLTLPLALAIAIWLAVGYSWRLAACWLVLLGAAIGIVTATKLAFLGWGVGIRELDFTGVSGHSMLSTAVYPVALFLMLLPTRPAIRLLGVLAGLAAGIAVGLSRVVLSAHSPSEAVTGCLVGALAALVFVRIAWNAEPGRLSAMPVAVSMMVLAVAMHDVHVPTQRWVTHIALKVSGHDRPFIRAKWKAARELHPAAAPLSQTLGGFKRSHATSI
- the modA gene encoding molybdate ABC transporter substrate-binding protein; translated protein: MTLARQLKKYALCVASVVSVAISANAQAGELVVSAAASLTNAFKAVGDAFEQQHPGTKVVMNFGASDVLMQQIVKGAPADVFASADQKAMDKAAAEKVIVPSTRRDFAANSLVLIVPSDSHFAPASLNDLTTASVKRVAFGDPASVPVGRYTQGALQAAGVWDAVSAKAVLASNVRQSLDYVARGEVDAGFVFGTDAAIMPDKVKVAMTLPTQTPVTYPIARVEGSRQPADAQAFIDYVVSPAGQAVLAKYGFKPAH
- the modB gene encoding molybdate ABC transporter permease subunit, which gives rise to MQQVWVPLLLSLKVAGWATVLNLVFGVAAALGLSRWRSGARDVIDSLLMLPLVLPPTVLGYYLLVLLGRRGVIGAWLDRFDIQLVFTWQGAVIASTVVAFPLVLKSARAAFEGVDPQLERAARTLGISETAVFFRVTLPLATRGILAGGLLAFARALGEFGATLMIAGNLPGRTQTLSVAVYSAVQAGDDSTANLLVIVTSITCVTILLLAGRLVPQHTLLRSR